Below is a genomic region from Echinicola rosea.
TCGCGACTCCAGCGGGTAAAATACGAGTTGAAAAACCTCATAAAAAACTTCAGCTCTGACCGTATTGGACTCATTATTTTCAGTTCGGAAGCCTTTATTCAGTGCCCTTTGACTTTTGATCAAAACGTCCTCCAGCTTCACTTGGATGGGCTGAACACCGGCTTGGTGCCAAACTTTGGAACGGACATCGCTGCCCCATTGGCCTTGGCAATAAAGAAATTTAGCACGGACGAAAACCAAGATCCAAAATCAAAATCCATTGTACTGATCAGTGACGGGGAAAACTTCGGTGACAACTTGAACAATATTCTCGACCAACTTAACGATGAAAGCATCAGGGTCTTTAGCCTGGGTGTAGGGACTGAAAATGGCAGCACTATTCCCAAAGGAAATGGCGTGATCATGGACGAATCCACCAATGCTCCTGCCGTCAGCAAACTGAGTTCCAACACCCTCAAGCGAATTGCCAGTGAAACCAATGGCCAATATTTTGAAATCAGTGATGCGAACCAAGAAATCCCGCAGCTGATTTCTGCTATCGAAAAGCTTGAAGGTGCCGTCACGGGCTCCAGAACGGTGGAAGCCTCTGCCAATAAGTTTTTCTACTTCCTACTGGCTGCTCTGGGTCTGGCTGTATTGGACATGATCTTGCCCTTGAAAACCATTAGTATGTAACCTCTAAATGCCCGAAAAGGAAACATGAACAAATTACTTCTGGCAACATTACTCCTTATTCCCTCTTCGTGGTCCAAAATTTCGGAGAAAAATGCGGCCATTGATTTGGCACAGGAAAAATACACCAAAGCTGAATACGAGGAGTCCGTGCGTCAGCACCTTGCGCTATTGAACGAACATGGAATCTCTTCATCTGAAGCTAGTTTTGACCTGGCCCTGAGCTACCAGCTGAATGGGCAGGAAGAAGACGCCAAGAAAAAATACTTAGAATTGGCAGGAGCCCCTAAGCAACATATTGCCAGCTCCGCTGCTAATCAGAATGGCGTGCTGTTGGGCAGGGAAAAGAAATACCAAGAAGCCCTTAGCGCCTTCAAGGCGGCATTAATCAAGGATCCCACCAATGAGATCGCACGCTATAATTATGAACTGCTGGCCCGATGGCTGGACAAAAACCAAGACCAACAAGAAGAGGAAAACCAGGACGAAAACAAGCAGGAGCCTTCCAATTACGCCAAGCGCATGAAAGCGGAAGCAGATAAATTGGTGGAGCAATTTAAATTCAAAGAGGCCCTTGACGTGATGAGCAAAGCCTTGGAGATCGATGAAACTGTTTCTCACTATCAGGAGTTTATAAAGAACCTAGGAGATATCAATGAAATCAATGAAAACTAACATACCGTTCTTTCTTGGCCTTTTGGCCATAATGCTGATATCGGCTTTTTCCTCCGCAGCCCAAACAGCCGATACTTATTTTAATCAAGCGGCCAAAAACTATGTCAATGCAGATTACCCAGGTGTTGGGCAGACATTGGCCGAGGGCTTGCAAAAATTTCCCAATGATCCCAAACTCAATGCCCTGAAGGAAAAACTAAAAGACGAACAGGAAAAGCAGGACCAAGAGCAAAAGGAGCAACAAGACCAACAGGACCAGCAGCAACAGGACCAGCAAAAACAAAACCAAGACCAACAGCAGCAAGGGGACGAAAACCAGCAGCAGGAGGATCAGGGCCAGCAGGAAAAAGAATCCAAGGACGGGCAAGGTGAAGAGCAAACGGAAGAGGATGGTGCCCAGGAATCCGACAAAATGGAGGAAAAACGAGGAGAAAAATCCAACCAGCAAGAACCATCCGACAAGTCTTCTGATATGGAGAGTGATCTGAGCGAGCGAGAAAAGGCCATGGAAGAGCTACGCCAAAAACTCCAGCAGATGAACATTTCCCCCGAGCAGGCCCAGAAAATCCTTGACGCCATGGATAATGCCGAAATGCGCTACATCCAGCAGACCAGAAAAAAACCAAGCAAACGGCCTGATAATAACCTGCCCGATTGGTAAGTTATGAGGCTTTAGTCCGGTGTTTTGAGTCTTGGGTATGTAGTTTCTATTACGGGAGAGGTTATATAGGATAGTGACTCCTCGTCATGGCCAACACATAACAACTGTAGGGACACAAAAGCTGAATTGGAAACATGAAACCTATCATCGTACCAAAAAACTTGCAGCCTTGCAACATTCAAACATTTTAACCTCAACAACCCATAAACCCAAATGAAAGAAGTCTATATCATTTCAGCAATAAGAACTCCCTTGGGGAGTTTTGGAGGTAAGTTCTCAAGTCTCACGGCAGTGGAACTGGGGAGCCAAGCCATCAAAGGCGCTTTGGACAGGGCACAAGTGTCTCCGGATCATGTCGAAGAGGTGATCATGGGAAATGTGCTATCTGCAAACCTTGGCCAAGCTCCTGCCCGCCAAGCGTCCATAGGTGCCGGCATTGGCTACGAAGTTCCTTGTACCACCGTCAATAAGGTCTGTGCATCCGGCATGAAGTCGGTGATATTTGCAGCACAATCCATCATGACCGGCCAAAGCGAAGTGATCGTCGCAGGAGGCATGGAGAGCATGTCCAATGTCCCCTACTACATTCCCAAAGCCCGCTTTGGCTATAAATTTGGCAATGGTGAATTTATCGATGGACTCGCCAAAGACGGCCTGCACGAAGTGTATTACAATTTTCCCATGGGAAATTGTGCCGAAAATACGGCCAAGCAACGGAACATCAGCCGGGAGATGCAGGACCAATATGCTGTGCAGTCCTACAAGCGGGCTGCTGAAGCGTGGAAAACCCAAGCTTTTAGCAATGAGGTAATTCCCGTGACATTGAAGGGTAGAAAAGGAGAAACCATCACTGTGACGGAAGATGAAGAATATCAAAAAGTCATTTTCGAAAAAATACCCTCGCTGCGACCTGTTTTTGACAAAGAAGGCACAGTAACCGCTGCCAATGCCTCTACTATGAACGATGGTGCTTCGGCACTGGTGCTGATGAGCAAGGAGAAAGCCGAAAGCCTGGGACTGAAACCCATTGCCAAAATACGGGGTTTTGCCGATGCCGCTACCGATCCGTTGTGGTTTACGACCGCTCCTGCCCTGGCCATTCCCAAAGCCCTCAAAAATGCAGGCATAAGTGCAGAGAAGGTGGATTATTACGAAATCAATGAGGCATTTTCAGCTGTAGCCCTTGCCAACCAGCAGGAATTGGACATTCCGAATGACCGCCTCAACGTTTTTGGAGGAGCCGTATCCCTCGGCCATCCACTTGGCGCATCAGGAGCACGGATCATGGCCACGCTTTTCACTGTACTTCAGCAAAAAAATGGCCACATAGGCGTGGCTGGCATCTGTAACGGCGGGGGCGGTGCGTCAGCCATCGTTATCGAACGCATGAAAGACTAGCAATGAATTAATTTCCAGAATATCCCTTTAAAAATTACCTTTGAACGCTTCATCAAACGACATGCTTATCAGATCAACGCTGCTCTTGCTATTGATCCTAAACTGCTTCAGTGTGCGGTCTCAGGATACGGTCAGAAATTACTATGATGAAGAGCAATCAAAATTGATGGAAATCTATTTTACCGCCAATGGCCAAGTTGAAGGGCGCTACCAACGGTATTATGAAGAAGGATCATTGCAGCTCCAAGGTACTTTTGTAAATGGTAAACGGGAAGGGGTTTTTGTACATTTTTATCCAGAAAGTGGAGACACCCTTAAAACCATCCGCTACCAAAATGATCTACGTGAAGGGACAGCCTTATCCTACAATCCAGCAGGAAAGCTTATTCAAAAAGCCACTTTTCAGGAAGATATGATGGAAGGAACCCTGGAAAGCTATTTCCC
It encodes:
- a CDS encoding acetyl-CoA C-acyltransferase; this translates as MKEVYIISAIRTPLGSFGGKFSSLTAVELGSQAIKGALDRAQVSPDHVEEVIMGNVLSANLGQAPARQASIGAGIGYEVPCTTVNKVCASGMKSVIFAAQSIMTGQSEVIVAGGMESMSNVPYYIPKARFGYKFGNGEFIDGLAKDGLHEVYYNFPMGNCAENTAKQRNISREMQDQYAVQSYKRAAEAWKTQAFSNEVIPVTLKGRKGETITVTEDEEYQKVIFEKIPSLRPVFDKEGTVTAANASTMNDGASALVLMSKEKAESLGLKPIAKIRGFADAATDPLWFTTAPALAIPKALKNAGISAEKVDYYEINEAFSAVALANQQELDIPNDRLNVFGGAVSLGHPLGASGARIMATLFTVLQQKNGHIGVAGICNGGGGASAIVIERMKD
- a CDS encoding VWA domain-containing protein, translated to MIWAYPDLTLIGILAAVFGVLYIIYLVRFYRINKRLKVKKHRLLMKMGLRIAYFLLFLVALAGPSVGNATKEIKQEGKDLFIAIDLSQSMNATDISPSRLQRVKYELKNLIKNFSSDRIGLIIFSSEAFIQCPLTFDQNVLQLHLDGLNTGLVPNFGTDIAAPLALAIKKFSTDENQDPKSKSIVLISDGENFGDNLNNILDQLNDESIRVFSLGVGTENGSTIPKGNGVIMDESTNAPAVSKLSSNTLKRIASETNGQYFEISDANQEIPQLISAIEKLEGAVTGSRTVEASANKFFYFLLAALGLAVLDMILPLKTISM